Proteins from one Azospirillum brasilense genomic window:
- a CDS encoding aspartate aminotransferase family protein, translated as MPTYARADIVFERGEGPYLYATDGRRFLDFAAGVAVNVLGHANPYLVEALTAQAHKLWHTSNLFRVAGQESLAKRLTEATFADTVFFTNSGAEAWECGAKLIRKYHYEKGDKARTRIITFEQAFHGRTLAAVSAAQQEKLIKGFGPLLDGFDLVPFGDLEAVRAAITDRTAAICLEPIQGEGGIRAGSVEFLRGLRDLCDQHGMLLFLDEIQCGMGRTGKLFAHEWAGITPDVMAVAKGIGGGFPLGACLATEKAASGMTAGTHGSTYGGNPLATAVGNAVLDKVLEPGFLDHVQRIGGLLQDRLAGLVAENPSVFKGVRGKGLMLGLACGPAVGDVVVALRANGLLSVPAGDNVVRLLPPLNIGEAEVEEAVAILAKTAKELV; from the coding sequence ATGCCCACATATGCCCGCGCCGACATCGTGTTCGAGCGGGGCGAAGGTCCGTATCTGTACGCGACCGACGGGCGACGATTCCTCGACTTCGCCGCCGGTGTGGCGGTGAACGTCCTCGGCCACGCGAATCCCTATCTGGTCGAGGCGCTGACCGCCCAGGCGCACAAGCTCTGGCACACCTCCAACCTGTTCCGGGTCGCCGGGCAGGAGAGCCTCGCCAAGCGGCTGACCGAGGCCACCTTCGCCGACACCGTGTTCTTCACGAACTCGGGCGCCGAGGCGTGGGAGTGCGGCGCCAAGCTGATCCGCAAATACCATTACGAGAAGGGCGACAAGGCCCGCACCCGCATCATCACCTTCGAGCAGGCCTTCCACGGCCGCACGCTGGCCGCGGTGTCGGCGGCGCAGCAGGAGAAGCTGATTAAGGGCTTCGGTCCTCTGCTCGACGGCTTCGACCTCGTGCCCTTCGGCGATCTGGAGGCGGTGCGCGCCGCCATCACCGACCGCACCGCGGCCATCTGCCTGGAGCCGATCCAGGGCGAGGGCGGCATCCGCGCCGGCTCGGTCGAGTTCCTGCGCGGCCTGCGCGACCTGTGCGACCAGCATGGGATGCTGCTGTTCCTGGACGAGATCCAGTGCGGCATGGGCCGCACCGGCAAGCTGTTCGCCCATGAATGGGCCGGCATCACGCCGGACGTCATGGCGGTGGCCAAGGGCATCGGCGGCGGCTTCCCGCTGGGCGCCTGCCTCGCCACCGAGAAAGCCGCGTCGGGCATGACCGCGGGCACCCACGGCTCGACCTACGGCGGCAACCCGCTGGCTACCGCGGTCGGCAACGCCGTGCTGGACAAGGTGCTGGAGCCCGGCTTCCTCGACCATGTGCAGCGCATCGGTGGCCTGCTCCAGGACCGTCTGGCCGGGCTGGTGGCCGAGAACCCGTCGGTCTTCAAGGGCGTGCGCGGCAAGGGGCTGATGCTCGGCCTCGCCTGCGGCCCGGCGGTCGGCGATGTGGTGGTGGCGCTGCGCGCCAACGGCCTGCTGTCCGTTCCGGCGGGCGACAACGTGGTCCGGCTGCTGCCGCCGCTGAACATCGGCGAGGCCGAGGTCGAGGAGGCCGTGGCCATCCTCGCCAAGACCGCCAAGGAGCTGGTGTGA
- a CDS encoding ABC transporter permease: MTHPLPPMPRQVGAVNWVGLWTLYAREVRRFLKVHQQTVWAPVVTTLLFYAVFALALGGAVRMIGTVPYLEFLAPGLIMMAMAQNAFANTSSSVVIAKVQGNIVDILMPPMAPLELAFGFVMGGVTRGLLVGLVTGLAIWAFVPVRIAHPEFVIFHALMASMLLSLLGLVGGIWSEKFDNIAAVTNFVVTPLSFLSGTFYSVETLPPVFWWIAHFDPFFYMIDGFRYGFIGRSDGTLGIGILVMLAVNGGLWWLAWRMLKTGYKLKA, encoded by the coding sequence ATGACTCATCCTCTCCCTCCCATGCCCCGCCAGGTCGGCGCCGTCAACTGGGTCGGCCTGTGGACCCTCTACGCGCGCGAGGTGCGCCGGTTCCTGAAGGTGCACCAGCAGACCGTTTGGGCGCCCGTGGTCACCACCCTGCTGTTCTACGCCGTCTTCGCGCTGGCGCTGGGCGGTGCGGTGCGGATGATCGGGACGGTGCCCTATCTGGAGTTCCTGGCGCCCGGCCTGATCATGATGGCGATGGCCCAGAACGCCTTCGCCAACACCTCCTCCTCCGTGGTGATCGCGAAGGTCCAAGGCAACATCGTCGACATCCTGATGCCGCCAATGGCCCCACTGGAGCTGGCCTTCGGCTTCGTCATGGGCGGCGTGACGCGCGGCCTGCTGGTCGGGCTGGTGACCGGTCTGGCGATCTGGGCCTTCGTCCCGGTGCGCATCGCCCATCCGGAGTTCGTGATCTTCCACGCCCTGATGGCCTCGATGCTGCTGTCGCTGCTCGGGCTGGTCGGCGGCATCTGGTCGGAGAAGTTCGACAACATCGCGGCGGTCACCAACTTCGTGGTGACGCCGCTGTCCTTCCTGTCCGGCACCTTCTATTCGGTGGAGACGCTGCCGCCGGTGTTCTGGTGGATCGCCCACTTCGACCCGTTCTTCTACATGATCGACGGCTTCCGCTACGGCTTCATCGGGCGGTCGGACGGCACGCTGGGGATCGGGATTCTCGTGATGCTGGCGGTCAACGGCGGCCTGTGGTGGCTGGCCTGGCGCATGCTGAAGACGGGCTACAAGCTGAAGGCGTAA
- a CDS encoding regulatory protein RecX: protein MTRDQPPARKPPRRVTAQYLENAALHYLQRFASSSASLRRVLMRKVDRSAQAHGTDPAEGARWVEDLIARYLRSGLLNDTAYAEMRAASLHRRGTSTRAIREKLSAKGIGRDEADRALESLDEEVEGDLNLTAALALARRRRLGPYRLPDKRAEFRDKDLAALGRAGFAYDIARRVVDAEDPDSVE, encoded by the coding sequence ATGACCCGCGACCAGCCGCCGGCCCGCAAGCCGCCGCGCCGCGTCACCGCCCAGTATCTGGAGAACGCGGCCCTGCACTATCTCCAGCGCTTCGCCAGCTCCTCGGCCAGCCTGCGCCGCGTGCTGATGCGCAAGGTCGACCGCTCCGCCCAGGCCCACGGCACCGACCCGGCGGAGGGCGCGCGCTGGGTCGAGGACCTGATCGCCCGCTACCTGCGCAGCGGCCTGCTCAACGACACGGCCTACGCGGAGATGCGGGCGGCCAGCCTGCACCGCCGCGGCACCTCGACCCGCGCCATCCGCGAGAAGCTGTCCGCCAAGGGCATCGGCCGCGACGAGGCCGACCGCGCGCTGGAGTCGCTGGACGAGGAGGTGGAGGGCGACCTGAACCTGACCGCCGCCCTGGCGCTGGCCCGCCGCCGCCGGCTCGGCCCCTACCGCCTGCCCGACAAGCGCGCGGAGTTCCGCGACAAGGATCTGGCGGCGCTGGGCCGCGCCGGCTTCGCCTACGACATCGCCCGGCGGGTGGTGGACGCCGAAGACCCCGACTCGGTGGAGTAA
- the rpmB gene encoding 50S ribosomal protein L28, with product MARRCSVTGKGTQFGNNVSHANNKTRRRFQPNLQETALLSDALGQMVRLRISTNAIRSIEHKGGLDAFLLDAKDDVLSLEARRLKRRIAKAQDKQQAVAA from the coding sequence ATGGCACGTCGGTGCTCCGTGACCGGCAAGGGCACGCAGTTTGGCAACAACGTCAGCCACGCCAACAACAAGACCCGCCGCCGTTTCCAGCCGAACCTGCAGGAAACCGCGCTGCTGAGCGACGCTCTGGGTCAGATGGTGCGCCTGCGTATCTCCACCAACGCGATCCGTTCGATCGAGCACAAGGGCGGCCTCGACGCCTTCCTGCTCGACGCGAAGGACGACGTCCTCAGCCTGGAAGCGCGCCGCCTGAAGCGCCGCATCGCCAAGGCCCAGGACAAGCAGCAGGCCGTCGCGGCCTGA
- a CDS encoding phasin family protein — MAANFLDLFERFNPLTNGPLALSPLGKANAETYAARGTRVAGVMQDGCRRLLDGVTAGIGESTHLAGEFAKVRSPADLVAVQREWATVAQARVVNQMQTVLDVSSKIAAELGVSPVALTPAAPAPKAAPVAVPAPAPKAEAPKVEAPKAEEKKAEVKVEPAPTPAPKKAPAARKAAPAKAAAPKVEAPKAEEKKAEAPAAKAEPVKAETPKVEAAPAPAPKAEAPKAEVKADVKAAPKVEEKKADVKVEAPKAEAAKADAPKPEAPKAAPKAEEKKAAAPAAE, encoded by the coding sequence ATGGCCGCCAACTTTCTGGATCTTTTCGAGCGCTTCAATCCCCTGACCAATGGGCCTCTCGCCCTGTCCCCGCTGGGCAAGGCGAACGCCGAGACCTACGCCGCCCGCGGCACGCGCGTCGCCGGCGTGATGCAGGACGGCTGCCGTCGCCTGCTCGACGGCGTCACCGCCGGCATCGGCGAGTCGACCCACCTCGCCGGCGAATTCGCCAAGGTGCGCAGCCCGGCGGACCTCGTCGCCGTGCAGCGCGAATGGGCGACCGTCGCCCAGGCCCGCGTCGTCAACCAGATGCAGACCGTCCTGGACGTCTCCTCCAAGATCGCCGCCGAGCTGGGCGTCAGCCCGGTGGCCCTGACTCCGGCCGCCCCGGCTCCGAAGGCTGCTCCGGTCGCCGTGCCGGCTCCCGCTCCGAAGGCTGAGGCCCCGAAGGTCGAAGCGCCCAAGGCTGAAGAGAAGAAGGCCGAGGTGAAGGTGGAGCCGGCTCCCACCCCTGCGCCGAAGAAGGCTCCGGCGGCCCGCAAGGCCGCTCCGGCCAAGGCCGCCGCTCCGAAGGTCGAGGCGCCCAAGGCTGAAGAGAAGAAGGCCGAGGCGCCCGCTGCGAAGGCGGAGCCGGTGAAGGCCGAAACGCCGAAGGTCGAGGCGGCTCCCGCCCCGGCGCCCAAGGCGGAAGCCCCGAAGGCCGAGGTGAAGGCGGACGTGAAGGCTGCCCCGAAGGTCGAGGAAAAGAAGGCGGACGTGAAGGTCGAAGCCCCCAAGGCCGAGGCCGCCAAGGCGGACGCGCCGAAGCCGGAAGCGCCCAAGGCCGCCCCGAAGGCTGAGGAGAAGAAGGCCGCCGCTCCCGCGGCCGAGTGA
- the meaB gene encoding methylmalonyl Co-A mutase-associated GTPase MeaB, giving the protein MTTAPAPALTTPAALADAVLRGDRRALARAITLIESTRRDHRAQADALLETLLPHTGNSVRVGISGVPGVGKSTFIEAFGQHVIARGHKVAVLAIDPSSQRTGGSILGDKTRMVDLSREPNAFIRPSPAGATLGGVARRTREAMLICEAAGFDVIVVETVGVGQSETAVADMVDLFMLLLLPAGGDELQGIKKGIVELADLVVVNKADGDLANTARHTVADYRHALTLLRHGDWRVPVLSCSAITRAGIDSVWDTIGEHKAITEASGVRATRRAEQARAWLWSEIRETLVDAFKAHPAVRADLSALESRVTGGAITPTAAARVLLEKFLGRAVE; this is encoded by the coding sequence ATGACGACCGCTCCCGCCCCCGCCCTCACCACCCCCGCTGCGCTCGCCGACGCGGTGCTGCGGGGTGACCGCCGCGCGCTCGCCCGCGCCATCACCCTGATCGAATCGACCCGGCGCGACCACCGCGCCCAGGCCGACGCCCTGCTGGAGACGCTGCTGCCCCACACCGGCAACTCGGTGCGGGTGGGCATTTCCGGCGTGCCGGGGGTGGGCAAGTCCACCTTCATCGAGGCGTTTGGGCAGCACGTCATCGCGCGCGGGCACAAGGTGGCGGTTCTGGCCATCGACCCGTCGTCGCAGCGCACCGGCGGTTCCATCCTGGGCGACAAGACCCGCATGGTGGACCTGTCGCGCGAACCGAACGCCTTTATCCGCCCGTCGCCCGCCGGCGCCACGCTGGGCGGCGTGGCCCGCCGCACGCGTGAGGCCATGCTGATCTGCGAGGCCGCGGGCTTCGACGTGATCGTGGTGGAGACGGTGGGCGTCGGCCAGTCGGAGACGGCGGTGGCCGACATGGTCGACCTGTTCATGCTGCTGCTGCTGCCCGCCGGGGGCGACGAGCTTCAAGGCATCAAGAAGGGCATCGTGGAGCTGGCCGACCTCGTGGTCGTCAACAAGGCGGATGGCGACCTCGCCAACACGGCGCGGCATACCGTCGCGGACTACCGCCATGCCCTGACCCTGTTGCGCCACGGCGACTGGCGCGTGCCGGTGCTGAGCTGCTCGGCCATCACCAGGGCCGGCATCGATTCGGTGTGGGACACCATCGGGGAGCACAAGGCGATCACCGAGGCGTCCGGAGTCCGCGCCACGCGCCGCGCCGAGCAGGCCCGCGCCTGGCTGTGGAGCGAGATCCGCGAGACGCTGGTGGACGCCTTCAAGGCGCATCCGGCCGTGCGCGCCGACCTGTCGGCGCTGGAGTCCCGCGTGACCGGCGGCGCCATCACCCCCACCGCCGCTGCACGCGTTTTGCTTGAAAAGTTCCTCGGGCGCGCGGTGGAGTAG
- a CDS encoding biliverdin-producing heme oxygenase, giving the protein MGPVRQALREATRDIHERLDRAAVLRPLTSPSITADEYRDALIALHGFNAPIERALGEGAERLDLLRADLADLGVDADSLPVAGSLPALDGLPARLAARYVLDGSAHGGRAMLPNVTRALGFDATRGARFLASAGIDMAGRWKALLARLESDLDTPESAQAACATAVALFAALEVWLDGLAAKGA; this is encoded by the coding sequence TTGGGACCGGTACGGCAGGCGCTGCGCGAGGCGACCCGCGACATTCATGAACGTCTGGACCGCGCGGCGGTCCTGCGCCCGCTGACCAGCCCGTCCATCACGGCGGACGAGTACCGCGACGCCCTGATCGCCCTGCACGGCTTCAACGCCCCCATCGAACGGGCGCTGGGCGAGGGGGCCGAGCGGCTGGACCTGCTGCGCGCCGATCTGGCCGATCTGGGGGTGGACGCGGACTCATTGCCGGTGGCCGGGTCGCTGCCGGCGCTGGACGGCTTGCCGGCGCGGCTGGCGGCGCGCTACGTGCTCGACGGCTCCGCCCATGGCGGGCGGGCGATGCTGCCCAACGTCACCCGCGCGCTGGGCTTCGACGCCACGCGGGGGGCGCGCTTCCTGGCGTCGGCCGGGATCGACATGGCCGGCCGGTGGAAGGCGCTGCTCGCCCGGCTGGAAAGCGATCTGGACACGCCCGAGTCGGCGCAGGCCGCCTGCGCCACGGCGGTCGCCCTGTTTGCCGCGCTGGAGGTCTGGCTGGACGGGCTGGCCGCGAAGGGGGCGTAA
- a CDS encoding ABCB family ABC transporter ATP-binding protein/permease yields the protein MRRRTSNPSPAPSYAEAASSTGDMAALRSLVPYLWPHDSFETKLRVVVALILLVGAKVANVWVPLFYKRAVDALSPGDAGALVTIPLGLIVAYGLARVMSLVFAELRDAVFANVAQRTIRKVALSVFQHLHALSLRFHLERQTGGLTRSLERGTRAIETLLRYALFSIVPTLVEITLVCVILWRMFDGWFALATFVTVGSYIAYTFFVSEWRIQFRRAMNETDNKANTKAVDSLLNYETVKYFGNEGHEARRYDQALASYEQAAVKSQRSLSLLNIGQSAIISLGLAVVMGMAARGIVNGTMTLGDFVLVNTYLLQLYQPLNFFGVVYREIKQALIDVESMVTLLSVDREVADRPGAPPLAITGGELRFDGVEFGYDPRRPILKGVSFTVPAGRTVAIVGPSGAGKSTIGRLLFRFYDVSGGGILIDGQDIREVTQQSLRGAIGIVPQDTVLFNDTVYYNIAYGRPGASPAEVEQAARLAHIHNFIMALPDGYETTVGERGLKLSGGEKQRVAIARTILKNPAILLFDEATSALDTHTEREIQANLREVSRGRTTLVIAHRLSTVIDADEILVMEAGRVIERGRHMELLSRGGAYAALWARQQESSQGPEPVPEVLAPT from the coding sequence ATGCGCCGCCGCACCAGCAACCCCAGCCCGGCCCCGTCCTATGCGGAGGCCGCGTCCAGCACCGGCGACATGGCGGCGCTGCGCTCGCTCGTCCCCTATCTGTGGCCGCATGATTCATTCGAGACGAAGCTGCGCGTGGTGGTGGCGCTGATTCTGCTGGTCGGCGCCAAGGTGGCGAACGTCTGGGTGCCGCTCTTCTACAAGCGGGCGGTGGACGCCCTGTCGCCGGGCGACGCCGGGGCGCTGGTGACGATCCCGCTGGGGCTGATCGTCGCCTACGGTCTGGCGCGCGTGATGTCACTGGTCTTCGCCGAGCTGCGCGACGCGGTGTTCGCCAACGTCGCCCAGCGCACCATCCGCAAGGTCGCCCTGTCGGTCTTCCAGCATCTGCACGCCCTGTCGCTGCGCTTCCATCTGGAGCGGCAGACCGGCGGCCTGACCCGCTCGCTGGAGCGCGGCACCCGCGCCATCGAGACGCTGCTGCGCTACGCCCTGTTCTCCATCGTGCCGACGCTGGTCGAGATCACGTTGGTTTGCGTGATTCTGTGGCGGATGTTCGACGGCTGGTTCGCGCTGGCGACCTTCGTCACGGTGGGCAGCTACATCGCCTACACCTTCTTCGTGTCGGAATGGCGCATCCAGTTCCGCCGCGCCATGAACGAGACCGACAACAAGGCCAACACCAAGGCGGTGGACAGCCTGCTGAACTACGAGACCGTCAAGTATTTCGGCAACGAGGGGCACGAGGCCCGGCGCTACGACCAGGCGCTGGCCTCCTACGAGCAGGCGGCGGTGAAGAGCCAGCGCAGCCTGTCGCTGCTGAACATCGGCCAGTCGGCGATCATCTCGCTGGGGCTGGCGGTGGTCATGGGCATGGCGGCGCGCGGCATCGTCAACGGCACGATGACGCTGGGCGACTTCGTGCTGGTGAACACCTACCTGCTGCAGCTCTACCAGCCGCTGAACTTCTTCGGGGTGGTCTACCGCGAGATCAAGCAGGCCCTGATCGACGTGGAGTCGATGGTGACGCTGCTGTCGGTGGACCGCGAGGTCGCCGACCGGCCGGGCGCTCCCCCGCTGGCCATCACCGGGGGCGAGCTGCGCTTCGACGGGGTGGAGTTCGGCTACGACCCGCGGCGGCCGATCCTCAAGGGGGTGAGCTTCACCGTGCCCGCCGGGCGGACGGTGGCCATCGTCGGCCCGTCCGGGGCGGGCAAGTCGACCATTGGCCGGCTGCTGTTCCGCTTCTACGACGTGTCGGGCGGGGGCATCCTGATCGACGGGCAGGACATCCGGGAGGTGACCCAGCAATCGCTGCGCGGCGCCATCGGCATCGTCCCGCAGGATACGGTGCTGTTCAACGACACGGTATACTACAACATCGCCTACGGCCGCCCCGGCGCCAGCCCGGCGGAGGTCGAGCAGGCGGCGCGCCTGGCCCACATCCACAACTTCATCATGGCGCTGCCCGACGGCTACGAGACCACGGTGGGGGAGCGCGGGCTGAAGCTGTCCGGCGGCGAGAAGCAGCGTGTCGCCATCGCCCGCACCATCCTGAAGAACCCGGCGATCCTGCTGTTCGACGAGGCGACCTCGGCGCTCGACACCCACACCGAGCGGGAGATCCAGGCCAACCTGCGCGAGGTCAGCCGCGGCCGCACCACGCTGGTCATCGCGCACCGCCTGTCCACCGTGATCGACGCCGACGAGATCCTGGTGATGGAGGCCGGGCGTGTGATCGAACGGGGACGCCACATGGAACTGCTGTCGCGTGGCGGCGCCTATGCCGCATTGTGGGCGCGGCAGCAGGAATCCTCCCAGGGGCCGGAACCGGTTCCGGAAGTCCTCGCCCCCACTTAA
- a CDS encoding methyl-accepting chemotaxis protein yields the protein MLKNLSLTAKLSLLNVLGLFILAIVLTLASSQVLSDRSAASAREQRERSMALAHMLLKQNGADYSLRDGALYVGSVRIDGDTRMVDQIRELTGGAATVFRGDTRVATTVQNPDGSRANGTKLGAGPVFDSVITQRKPYRGEADILGERYFTSYDPLLDASGSVVGVLFVGLKRADVLRVVDEVERTILVVAPLVTLAFGLVSFFLVRRQMGAVRAMSATMHDLAADKLDVAVPGLDRGDEIGQMAQAVQVFKDNAIQKKAMDEAERERLEAERRADEAQRARETAIGEEIAALIDGVSKGDLSRRLDLTGKDGFYKTMSAGINRLTDTVEAVIADLGAVLSALAQGDLNKRVERDYEGAFQTLKTDVNATSAKLSEIVGQITQSADTIASAAGEVSIGSSDLAERTEQQASSLEETAASMEELGATVRSNADNAQRANGMAADARTAAESGGTVADSAIDAMKRIEASSRKITDIIGVIDEIAFQTNLLALNAAVEAARAGDAGRGFAVVAQEVRNLAQRSAQASKEIKGLILDSNAQVKDGVELVKKAGDALEGIVSGVQQVAGLIAEMASASSEQAAALDEINATVSQMDEMTQKNAALVEETTAAAQAMAGQANDLKGLIGFFKLDPRAMPVAVPVAVATTAAAPRHVAPVVRPTRAAAKPSARAVSGAALRRNVSEDDDWKEF from the coding sequence GTGCTGAAAAACCTCTCCCTGACCGCCAAACTGTCCCTGCTGAACGTGCTGGGGCTGTTCATCCTGGCCATCGTGCTGACGCTGGCCTCCAGCCAAGTGCTGAGCGACCGCAGCGCCGCCTCCGCGCGGGAGCAGCGGGAGCGCAGCATGGCGCTGGCCCACATGCTGCTGAAGCAGAACGGCGCCGACTACAGCCTGCGCGACGGCGCGCTTTACGTCGGATCGGTGCGGATCGACGGCGACACCCGCATGGTCGACCAGATCCGCGAGCTGACCGGCGGGGCGGCCACGGTGTTCCGCGGCGACACCCGCGTCGCCACCACCGTGCAGAACCCCGACGGCAGCCGGGCCAACGGCACGAAGCTGGGCGCCGGGCCGGTCTTCGACAGCGTCATCACGCAGCGCAAGCCCTACCGCGGCGAGGCCGACATCCTGGGCGAGCGTTACTTCACCTCCTACGACCCGCTGCTCGACGCCTCCGGCTCGGTGGTCGGCGTGCTGTTCGTGGGGCTGAAGCGGGCCGACGTGCTGAGGGTGGTGGACGAGGTGGAGCGCACCATCCTGGTGGTGGCGCCGCTGGTCACGCTGGCCTTCGGCCTGGTCAGCTTCTTCCTGGTCCGCCGCCAGATGGGCGCGGTGCGGGCGATGAGCGCGACCATGCACGACCTCGCCGCCGACAAGCTGGACGTCGCCGTTCCCGGCCTCGACCGCGGCGACGAGATCGGGCAGATGGCCCAGGCGGTTCAGGTGTTCAAGGACAACGCCATCCAGAAGAAGGCGATGGACGAAGCCGAGCGCGAGCGCCTGGAGGCCGAGCGCCGCGCCGACGAGGCGCAGCGCGCCCGCGAGACGGCGATCGGCGAGGAGATCGCCGCGCTGATCGACGGCGTGTCGAAGGGCGACCTGTCGCGCCGCCTCGACCTAACCGGCAAGGACGGCTTCTACAAGACCATGTCGGCGGGCATCAACCGCCTGACCGACACGGTCGAGGCAGTCATCGCCGACCTCGGCGCGGTGCTCAGCGCGCTCGCCCAGGGCGACCTCAACAAGCGGGTGGAGCGTGACTATGAAGGCGCTTTCCAGACGCTGAAGACCGACGTCAACGCCACCTCCGCCAAGCTGTCGGAGATCGTCGGCCAGATCACCCAGTCGGCGGACACCATCGCCTCGGCGGCCGGCGAGGTCTCCATCGGTTCCTCCGACCTCGCGGAGCGGACGGAGCAGCAGGCCTCCTCGCTGGAGGAGACGGCGGCGAGCATGGAGGAGCTGGGGGCGACCGTGCGCTCCAACGCCGACAACGCCCAGCGCGCCAACGGCATGGCCGCCGACGCCCGCACCGCCGCGGAGTCCGGCGGGACGGTGGCGGACTCGGCCATCGACGCGATGAAGCGCATCGAGGCGTCGAGCCGCAAGATCACCGACATCATCGGGGTGATCGACGAGATCGCCTTCCAGACCAACCTGCTGGCGCTGAACGCGGCGGTCGAAGCGGCGCGGGCCGGCGACGCCGGGCGCGGCTTCGCGGTGGTGGCCCAGGAGGTGCGCAACCTTGCCCAGCGCTCCGCCCAGGCGTCCAAGGAGATCAAGGGCCTGATTCTGGACAGCAACGCCCAGGTGAAGGACGGGGTGGAACTGGTCAAGAAGGCCGGCGACGCGCTGGAGGGCATCGTGTCGGGCGTCCAGCAGGTCGCCGGGCTGATCGCCGAGATGGCCTCGGCGTCGAGCGAGCAGGCGGCGGCGCTCGACGAGATCAACGCCACCGTCTCGCAGATGGACGAGATGACCCAGAAGAACGCCGCGCTCGTCGAGGAAACCACCGCCGCGGCGCAGGCCATGGCCGGTCAGGCCAACGACCTGAAGGGGCTGATCGGCTTCTTCAAGCTGGACCCCCGCGCCATGCCGGTCGCCGTGCCGGTCGCGGTTGCGACCACCGCTGCGGCTCCGCGGCATGTGGCGCCGGTGGTGCGTCCGACCCGCGCCGCGGCCAAGCCGTCGGCTCGCGCGGTGTCGGGCGCCGCGCTCAGGCGCAACGTCAGCGAGGACGACGACTGGAAGGAATTTTGA
- a CDS encoding SH3 domain-containing protein has product MTRRLRLVPVSLAVACAVMLTACQTGERTNRAPVVQGTASVSPAGLDTVSGEWETDKTTALRSQPSNGAPIVATFPPGQPLKVLGRARGTDWVAVQAVGSTAYVRMHLLRLRGSAPIQAARGTTTTVAKPEDNTGPSIKAAPRRKIEATPISN; this is encoded by the coding sequence ATGACCAGACGCCTGCGCCTCGTTCCCGTCTCCCTCGCCGTGGCCTGCGCGGTGATGCTGACCGCCTGCCAGACGGGCGAGCGGACCAACCGCGCCCCCGTGGTGCAAGGGACCGCCAGCGTGTCCCCGGCCGGGCTCGACACCGTCTCCGGCGAGTGGGAAACCGACAAGACCACCGCACTGCGCTCGCAGCCGAGCAACGGCGCGCCCATCGTCGCCACCTTCCCGCCCGGCCAGCCTCTGAAGGTTCTGGGCCGCGCCCGCGGCACCGACTGGGTGGCGGTGCAGGCGGTCGGGTCCACCGCCTATGTGCGGATGCATCTGCTTCGCCTGCGCGGCAGCGCGCCCATCCAGGCCGCCCGCGGCACGACGACCACCGTCGCCAAGCCGGAGGACAACACCGGTCCCTCGATCAAGGCCGCGCCGCGCCGCAAGATCGAGGCGACGCCGATTTCGAACTGA
- a CDS encoding AzlD domain-containing protein, whose product MTGTVLTNTIMILGMAAVTVFVKAALFVLGDRVVFPPLLKQALGFVPVTVLTAIIVPMILSPNGEGLELTWRNPQLVGALAAVLVCVVTGKQLLTIAVALGVFFAWQLGVLA is encoded by the coding sequence ATGACCGGGACCGTCCTGACCAACACCATCATGATCCTGGGCATGGCGGCGGTGACCGTCTTCGTGAAGGCGGCGCTGTTCGTGCTGGGCGACCGGGTGGTCTTCCCGCCGCTGCTGAAGCAGGCGCTGGGCTTCGTCCCGGTCACGGTGCTGACCGCCATCATCGTGCCGATGATCCTGTCGCCGAACGGCGAGGGGCTGGAGCTCACCTGGAGGAACCCGCAGCTCGTCGGCGCGCTGGCCGCCGTGCTGGTCTGCGTGGTGACGGGCAAGCAGCTTCTCACCATCGCCGTGGCGCTGGGCGTCTTCTTCGCTTGGCAGTTGGGCGTTCTCGCCTAG